A single region of the Lactobacillus isalae genome encodes:
- a CDS encoding SIR2 family NAD-dependent protein deacylase, producing the protein MNKTDELVAQVKKADAIIVGAGSGMSNAAGMDFWYSASPLFMKHMKYFHDKYHFNGIFNGFYNKFDSKEEHWAFMLEAIKMISTIPPQKPTYEYLKSLIKNKPAHFVTTNQDTLFKKFFSNDQVSEIQGSWDYYQASDTTTDQKLYDTKTLVEKLLPQVKDHRLPTNLIPRSDINDSELIPWARSPEFLEGKKYYEEHQKWNNFMSNHRDEKILFLELGVGRMTPMFIQEPFWEMTKYLKNSFYINVNPKDALTNPVIKDRSLLISDDINNVLKEASEKMKGENND; encoded by the coding sequence ATGAATAAGACTGATGAACTTGTCGCCCAAGTAAAAAAGGCTGATGCAATTATAGTCGGTGCAGGCAGTGGTATGTCAAATGCTGCTGGAATGGATTTTTGGTATTCCGCAAGTCCTTTATTTATGAAACATATGAAATACTTCCATGATAAATATCATTTCAATGGTATCTTCAATGGATTTTATAATAAGTTTGACTCTAAAGAAGAACACTGGGCTTTTATGCTTGAAGCGATTAAGATGATTTCAACTATTCCACCACAAAAGCCTACCTATGAATATTTAAAATCTTTAATTAAAAATAAGCCTGCTCATTTTGTAACTACTAATCAAGATACCTTATTTAAAAAATTCTTTTCTAACGATCAAGTAAGTGAAATTCAAGGTTCATGGGATTATTATCAAGCTTCTGATACTACTACTGATCAAAAATTATATGATACAAAAACGCTAGTTGAAAAGTTATTACCACAAGTTAAAGATCATCGTCTACCAACTAATCTTATTCCAAGAAGTGATATCAACGACTCTGAATTAATTCCGTGGGCACGTAGTCCTGAATTTTTAGAAGGAAAAAAATACTATGAAGAACACCAAAAATGGAATAATTTTATGTCTAATCACCGTGATGAAAAAATACTGTTCTTAGAATTAGGTGTTGGTAGAATGACTCCAATGTTTATTCAAGAACCATTTTGGGAAATGACTAAATATCTAAAAAACTCTTTCTATATTAATGTAAATCCTAAAGATGCTTTAACTAATCCCGTAATTAAGGATCGATCACTATTGATTAGCGATGATATCAACAATGTCCTTAAAGAAGCCAGTGAAAAAATGAAAGGAGAAAATAATGACTAA